One genomic region from Equus caballus isolate H_3958 breed thoroughbred chromosome 4, TB-T2T, whole genome shotgun sequence encodes:
- the ZNF425 gene encoding zinc finger protein 425 isoform X1, which produces MGELAPVRGAVEAAGPAETRPCRGLELRAGAGSEAVTVLFDDVALYFSEEEWEILEKWQKEMYQQVMKTNYETLDSLGWVFSKPDLITWMEQGRMLFTRDQGHLEKTRITLSPSADEWLDLKNTGKLPRVGDQGTLKAEEEECHLNGLQKQGSCATLSGEERKILSNQRVALQHPSLPETEIVNKNLDVTASNQDKNDPWYKPMGTPGHLELPPGPRLYSCFVCRKVFHVKRDLVKHKRNHSNSQPCKYAKYKNQSRGHSGLRWTRTILCKRKRFQCTKCEKSYSFKCSLLIHQVVHTGQRPFQCSECDKTFQYKATLKKHLCLHKGERPFSCKECGRGFIQQYKLTEHLRVHTGEKPFQCPECDRSFRLQRSLKAHLCQHSGKKPFHCPECGRSFSRKTALQVHQRIHSGEKPFSCDECGRKFTRKTKLTEHIRVHTGEKPFQCPECDKNFRLKKSLKAHLFQHSGKKPFQCPECDKSFSWKNAMKAHQRLHNEEKPFACAECGKRFTQPSKLARHGRVHNRQKEFSCGQCEKTFPRQSRLTEHLRVHTKERPFSCAECGRSFSRHSHLTEHMRLHGEEEPFQCPECDKSFFWKASMKLHQRTHRGEKPFECSECSKTYTHQSQLTEHMRIHSGEKPFQCPECSKSFRLKGNLKSHLLQHSGKKPFSCVWCGKSFTQQYRLTEHIRVHSGEKPFQCPECDKSYCIRGSLKAHLHTHSGDKPFRCPECGKGFLQKRSLKTHLHHHREERPFSCDECGRSFTYLGALNTHIAVHAREKPFSL; this is translated from the exons ATGGGCGAGCTGGCTCCGGTAAGAGGGGCTGTAGAGGCTGCGGGCCCTGCCGAGACTCGTCCCTGTCGCGGTCTGGAGTTGCGTGCCGGTGCAGGGAGTGAGGCG GTAACCGTGTTATTTGACGATGTGGCCTTATATTTTTCGGAAGAAGAGTGGGAGATCCTGGAGAAGTGGCAGAAGGAAATGTATCAGCAAGTGATGAAGACCAATTATGAGACCTTGGATTCCCTAG GCTGGGTTTTTTCCAAGCCAGATCTGATCACCTGGATGGAGCAAGGGAGAATGCTATTCACCAGAGACCAGGGACACTTAGAGAAAACAAGAATAACACTTAGCCCTTCTGCTGATGAGTGGTTGGACTTGAAGAATACTGGAAAGTTGCCACGTGTTG gtgACCAAGGAACTctgaaggcagaagaggaggaatGCCATTTAAATGGTCTCCAAAAGCAGGGGTCATGTGCTACCTTAtcaggggaggaaagaaagattttatCAAATCAAAGAGTCGCCTTGCAACATCCAAGTCTCCCAGAAACAGAGATTGTAAATAAAAACCTCGACGTCACAGCATCTAATCAGGATAAGAATGATCCGTGGTATAAGCCGATGGGTACCCCAGGTCACCTGGAACTTCCACCAGGGCCAAGACTTTACTCCTGCTTTGTCTGTAGGAAGGTCTTCCATGTAAAGAGAGACTTGGTAAAGCACAAAAGGAACCACTCCAACAGCCAGCCCTGTAAATATGCAAAGTACAAAAACCAATCCCGAGGGCACTCTGGACTCAGGTGGACCCGGACAATCCTGTGTAAGAGGAAGCGTTTCCAGTGCACTAAGTGTGAGAAGAGCTACTCTTTCAAGTGCAGCCTGCTCATCCACCAGGTTGTTCACACGGGGCAGAGGCCCTTCCAGTGCTCTGAATGTGACAAGACCTTCCAGTATAAAGCCACTTTGAAGAAGCATCTCTGTTTGCACAAAGGGGAGAGGCCGTTTTCCTGCAAGGAGTGTGGCAGGGGTTTCATCCAGCAGTACAAGCTGACCGAGCACCTCAGGGTGCACACTGGGGAGAAGCCTTTCCAGTGTCCAGAGTGCGACAGAAGCTTCCGCCTGCAGAGAAGTCTGAAGGCCCATCTTTGTCAGCACAGTGGGAAGAAGCCCTTCCATTGTCCAGAGTGTGGCAGGAGCTTTTCCCGGAAGACCGCCCTGCAGGTCCACCAGAGAATACACAGTGGAGAGAAGCCATTTTCTTGTGATGAATGTGGCAGGAAATTTACCCGCAAGACTAAACTCACTGAGCATATCAGAGTTCACACGGGAGAGAAGCCCTTCCAGTGTCCTGAGTGTGATAAAAATTTCCGCCTAAAGAAAAGCCTAAAAGCCCATCTGTTTCAGCACAGCGGGAAGAAGCCCTTCCAGTGTCCAGAGTGTGACAAGAGCTTCTCTTGGAAGAACGCCATGAAGGCCCACCAGCGTTTACATAACGAGGAGAAGCCGTTCGCCTGTGCGGAGTGCGGCAAGAGGTTTACCCAGCCCTCTAAGCTCGCTCGCCATGGCAGAGTCCACAACAGGCAAAAGGAATTCTCCTGTGGCCAGTGCGAAAAGACCTTTCCTCGGCAGTCGAGGCTCACGGAGCATCTCAGGGTCCACACCAAAGAAAGGCCGTTCTCCTGTGCGGAGTGCGGCCGGAGCTTCAGCCGACACTCGCACCTCACTGAGCACATGAGACTTCACGGTGAGGAGGAGCCTTTCCAGTGTCCTGAGTGTGACAAGAGCTTCTTCTGGAAGGCCTCCATGAAGTTGCATCAGCGGACACACAGGGGCGAGAAGCCCTTCGAGTGTAGTGAATGCAGTAAGACCTACACTCATCAGTCTCAGCTCACTGAACACATGAGGATCCACAGTGGAGAGAAACCCTTCCAGTGCCCCGAGTGCAGTAAGAGTTTCCGTCTCAAAGGAAACCTGAAAAGCCACCTGCTCCAGCACAGCGGCAAAAAGCCATTCTCTTGTGTTTGGTGTGGCAAAAGTTTCACTCAGCAGTACAGGCTCACAGAACACATTCGAGTTCACAGTGGTGAGAAGCCCTTCCAATGTCCGGAGTGTGACAAGAGCTACTGCATAAGGGGGAGTTTGAAGGCCCACTTGCATACGCACAGTGGAGACAAGCCCTTCAGGTGTCCTGAGTGTGGCAAAGGCTTCCTCCAGAAGAGAAGCTTGAAGACCCACCTGCACCATCACCGAGAGGAGAGGCCTTTCTCCTGCGATGAGTGTGGAAGGAGCTTTACATACCTGGGGGCACTCAACACCCACATTGCAGTACATGCCAGGGAAAAGCCCTTCAGTCTCTAG
- the ZNF425 gene encoding zinc finger protein 425 isoform X2, which yields MGELAPVTVLFDDVALYFSEEEWEILEKWQKEMYQQVMKTNYETLDSLGWVFSKPDLITWMEQGRMLFTRDQGHLEKTRITLSPSADEWLDLKNTGKLPRVGDQGTLKAEEEECHLNGLQKQGSCATLSGEERKILSNQRVALQHPSLPETEIVNKNLDVTASNQDKNDPWYKPMGTPGHLELPPGPRLYSCFVCRKVFHVKRDLVKHKRNHSNSQPCKYAKYKNQSRGHSGLRWTRTILCKRKRFQCTKCEKSYSFKCSLLIHQVVHTGQRPFQCSECDKTFQYKATLKKHLCLHKGERPFSCKECGRGFIQQYKLTEHLRVHTGEKPFQCPECDRSFRLQRSLKAHLCQHSGKKPFHCPECGRSFSRKTALQVHQRIHSGEKPFSCDECGRKFTRKTKLTEHIRVHTGEKPFQCPECDKNFRLKKSLKAHLFQHSGKKPFQCPECDKSFSWKNAMKAHQRLHNEEKPFACAECGKRFTQPSKLARHGRVHNRQKEFSCGQCEKTFPRQSRLTEHLRVHTKERPFSCAECGRSFSRHSHLTEHMRLHGEEEPFQCPECDKSFFWKASMKLHQRTHRGEKPFECSECSKTYTHQSQLTEHMRIHSGEKPFQCPECSKSFRLKGNLKSHLLQHSGKKPFSCVWCGKSFTQQYRLTEHIRVHSGEKPFQCPECDKSYCIRGSLKAHLHTHSGDKPFRCPECGKGFLQKRSLKTHLHHHREERPFSCDECGRSFTYLGALNTHIAVHAREKPFSL from the exons ATGGGCGAGCTGGCTCCG GTAACCGTGTTATTTGACGATGTGGCCTTATATTTTTCGGAAGAAGAGTGGGAGATCCTGGAGAAGTGGCAGAAGGAAATGTATCAGCAAGTGATGAAGACCAATTATGAGACCTTGGATTCCCTAG GCTGGGTTTTTTCCAAGCCAGATCTGATCACCTGGATGGAGCAAGGGAGAATGCTATTCACCAGAGACCAGGGACACTTAGAGAAAACAAGAATAACACTTAGCCCTTCTGCTGATGAGTGGTTGGACTTGAAGAATACTGGAAAGTTGCCACGTGTTG gtgACCAAGGAACTctgaaggcagaagaggaggaatGCCATTTAAATGGTCTCCAAAAGCAGGGGTCATGTGCTACCTTAtcaggggaggaaagaaagattttatCAAATCAAAGAGTCGCCTTGCAACATCCAAGTCTCCCAGAAACAGAGATTGTAAATAAAAACCTCGACGTCACAGCATCTAATCAGGATAAGAATGATCCGTGGTATAAGCCGATGGGTACCCCAGGTCACCTGGAACTTCCACCAGGGCCAAGACTTTACTCCTGCTTTGTCTGTAGGAAGGTCTTCCATGTAAAGAGAGACTTGGTAAAGCACAAAAGGAACCACTCCAACAGCCAGCCCTGTAAATATGCAAAGTACAAAAACCAATCCCGAGGGCACTCTGGACTCAGGTGGACCCGGACAATCCTGTGTAAGAGGAAGCGTTTCCAGTGCACTAAGTGTGAGAAGAGCTACTCTTTCAAGTGCAGCCTGCTCATCCACCAGGTTGTTCACACGGGGCAGAGGCCCTTCCAGTGCTCTGAATGTGACAAGACCTTCCAGTATAAAGCCACTTTGAAGAAGCATCTCTGTTTGCACAAAGGGGAGAGGCCGTTTTCCTGCAAGGAGTGTGGCAGGGGTTTCATCCAGCAGTACAAGCTGACCGAGCACCTCAGGGTGCACACTGGGGAGAAGCCTTTCCAGTGTCCAGAGTGCGACAGAAGCTTCCGCCTGCAGAGAAGTCTGAAGGCCCATCTTTGTCAGCACAGTGGGAAGAAGCCCTTCCATTGTCCAGAGTGTGGCAGGAGCTTTTCCCGGAAGACCGCCCTGCAGGTCCACCAGAGAATACACAGTGGAGAGAAGCCATTTTCTTGTGATGAATGTGGCAGGAAATTTACCCGCAAGACTAAACTCACTGAGCATATCAGAGTTCACACGGGAGAGAAGCCCTTCCAGTGTCCTGAGTGTGATAAAAATTTCCGCCTAAAGAAAAGCCTAAAAGCCCATCTGTTTCAGCACAGCGGGAAGAAGCCCTTCCAGTGTCCAGAGTGTGACAAGAGCTTCTCTTGGAAGAACGCCATGAAGGCCCACCAGCGTTTACATAACGAGGAGAAGCCGTTCGCCTGTGCGGAGTGCGGCAAGAGGTTTACCCAGCCCTCTAAGCTCGCTCGCCATGGCAGAGTCCACAACAGGCAAAAGGAATTCTCCTGTGGCCAGTGCGAAAAGACCTTTCCTCGGCAGTCGAGGCTCACGGAGCATCTCAGGGTCCACACCAAAGAAAGGCCGTTCTCCTGTGCGGAGTGCGGCCGGAGCTTCAGCCGACACTCGCACCTCACTGAGCACATGAGACTTCACGGTGAGGAGGAGCCTTTCCAGTGTCCTGAGTGTGACAAGAGCTTCTTCTGGAAGGCCTCCATGAAGTTGCATCAGCGGACACACAGGGGCGAGAAGCCCTTCGAGTGTAGTGAATGCAGTAAGACCTACACTCATCAGTCTCAGCTCACTGAACACATGAGGATCCACAGTGGAGAGAAACCCTTCCAGTGCCCCGAGTGCAGTAAGAGTTTCCGTCTCAAAGGAAACCTGAAAAGCCACCTGCTCCAGCACAGCGGCAAAAAGCCATTCTCTTGTGTTTGGTGTGGCAAAAGTTTCACTCAGCAGTACAGGCTCACAGAACACATTCGAGTTCACAGTGGTGAGAAGCCCTTCCAATGTCCGGAGTGTGACAAGAGCTACTGCATAAGGGGGAGTTTGAAGGCCCACTTGCATACGCACAGTGGAGACAAGCCCTTCAGGTGTCCTGAGTGTGGCAAAGGCTTCCTCCAGAAGAGAAGCTTGAAGACCCACCTGCACCATCACCGAGAGGAGAGGCCTTTCTCCTGCGATGAGTGTGGAAGGAGCTTTACATACCTGGGGGCACTCAACACCCACATTGCAGTACATGCCAGGGAAAAGCCCTTCAGTCTCTAG